GCGAATAAGGAAGCGCCACACTGGATACAGCTTCACACCGACATCCGACGTTTGAATCTCTTCTTTAAGAATGCGTTGATCAACGACATACCCGACGAAAATCGATGTCAAGAGCGCACCGACCGGCATCAAGACATAGCTGACGATATAGTCCATCGAATCGAAGAACGTACGACCGTTCAAGAACTGCATCTCGCTCATCACTCCGAACGAGAGGGCCGAAGGGATACCGACCGCAAAAACGATCGCTGCTGACAAGAGTGTGACGTTCCGTTTCGACATCGTCTGTTTCTTTTCGTTCAGTCGGTCGGTCACACCGGCGACGACGACTTCAAGCATCGCAATCGATGACGTGATCGAGGCGAACGTGAACAGCAAGAAGAACAATACCATGAAGAAACCACCGAGCGGGACTTGATTGAAGACGGCCGGCAAGACGACGAAGAGAAGCGCCGGGCCTTCAGCCGGGTCGAGACCTGATGCGAACACGGCCGGGAAAATCGCGAGACCCGCCAACAGCGAGACGGCGATGTTCAATAGAACAATCATGTTCGCCGAGCGATTGAGCGTGCCTTTCGTTTTAATGTAGGACGCATACGTCAACATGGCCGCAACCCCGAGTGATAGCGAGAAGAACGCTTGACCGAGGGCGAACAAGACCGATTCCCCCGTCAAGGCAGAGAAGTCAGGCTGCAAGAAGAAGCGAACCCCTTCCATCGCCCCGTCGAGCGTCAATGAGCGGATGACGAGGACGATGAAACTGAAGAACAGGAGCGGCATCAAGATCTTGCTCATCCGCTCGATTCCAGCTTCGACGCCTTTTAGCACGATTAAGAGCGTGATCAATAAGAATAAGAATTGACCGAACACGGCGATGCCTGGTGACGAGACGACATCTCCGAAGACGGCACCAAATTCGTCAGGCGATCGGCCGTTCAATGTCCCGCTCAAGCCGAGACCGACATAGATTAAGACCCAACCACCGATGACACTGTAGAATGAGAGCAATAAGAAACATGCGATGACACCAAGGTAACCGACGATCGTCCAACGGCCGTGTCCTAATTTTTTGAATGCGAGCAGTGCCGTTTTTTGTGTCGAGCGTCCGACGATGAACTCACCGATCAATAACGGGAGACCGAGTAAGAGCGTAAACGCTAAAAACATGAGCAAAAAGGCGCCGCCTCCACTTGTGCCGGTGACATACGGAAATTTCCAGATCGCACCGAGACCAATCGCTGACCCTGCGGCCGCTAAGATGAATCCAATTTTTGAGGCGAACGAGTTTTGCGCCATTACCATCCCTACTTCCTGTTTTCATATCTATTTTCATAATAATAGTGAAATACTAACACTGTTCAGAAATGAGAACAACAAAAAACAGAGAAAAGTCTGAATTCTTTTCTCTGTCTGGTTTTTAGTGGGATGGCACTAGGAATGTCAGTTCCCTTGGCAAGACGTCGATGTGTAATCGGTCCGCCTCAAAATGTTCCCCATCGACGTCGATAATCTGTGATTCGCTCAAATGGACGGTCAGTTGAGACATCTGTAGATGGACCCACTCCGGCGACGAATGTTCGAGTCCGAGTTGTTGCGTAAGCAGTTGCCGAATCATTGGAAAGCCGATGGCCGAGCTGTGCACGACTTCGACGAGTCCGTCGGTGAACGATTGGGTCGGTAACTTTGTCGGTACCGTACCAAGATATGCCCCGTTTCCGACGTACAAAAAACTGATCGGCCCATCATGGACGACTTCTCCGTCCTGCTCGATGCGGACGTCGAACGGGTCGAGTTCACGAAACTGCCGGATTGTCGCTAAAAAATACCCGATGGATCCGAGTGATTCTTTTTGGAGCGGATCGATTTGTCGCGATGCGTCGGCGATCAGGCCGACCCCAATAAAATTGAGGCCATATCGATCATTGACCCGCATGACGTCGACGGGCTGGACATGACTCATCTTAAATAACCGGGCCGCCTCAATCGGTTCGACTGGTAAATCGAGCGCACGGGCAAAGTCGTTGCACGTACCACCGGGGACGAGGCCGACCGTCGGCCGCTCGTCCTTCGGAAGTGACATGAGGCCGTTCACGACCTCATGCAGGGTCCCGTCCCCACCGATGACGATTAAATGCTCGAACGACCCACTCGCCTCGGCAAAGCGGGCAGCATCTCCTTGTCCGAGCGTCTTTCGAATCAGAATCTCGTCATACAAGGATTCGACCGTCCCGACAACCTCACCGAGCATCGTTTCACTTGCACCGGATGTTGGATTCGAGATAATCATTGCTCTCATAGGAGACCTTCCTGCTCCAAGAAGTCTTGTGCGACGTCATAAGCACGCTCATTCCCATACGCGACGCGGCGGTTGAGTTCAGACATTTCTTCATCTGTAATTTTACCAGCCAATTGATTGAGCGCGTCCTCGATTTCAGGGTGCTCGTCTAATGTCTCTTGCTTGAGCAACGGTGCCCCTTGATATGGCGGGAAGAACTGTTGATCATCTTCAAGGACGAGCAAATCATTCTCGGCGATATCCGGGTCCGTCGCGTATGCATCGACAAGGTTGACGTCACCACGAGCGATGGCGCGGTAACGGAGTTTCTGTTCCATCGAGACGACCGACGGAAAGTCGAGACCGTAGGCTTGCTGAAGTCCAGGGTATCCGTCTTCCCGGTCCGTAAACTCGAGCGTGAAGCCGGCTTTAATGTCCGTTTGCACGTTTCGTAAATCAGAAATCGATGTGATGCCTTCCTCTTCGGCGTAGTCGCGTGGGATGGCGATGGCATATGTGTTGTTGAACTGCATCGGCTCAAGCAAGGCATAGCCGTCGTCTGCCAGCGCATCACGAGCCTGTTCATACACTTCGCGAGCGTCATTTGAGTTCGGTGTCTCTTTCACGAGACTGGCGAGTACCGTCCCTGTGAATTCTGGGTAAATATCGACATCACCAGATTGGAGCGCACCCCAGACGAATGTCGTCTCGCCAAAGTTTGGTCGGACAGAAACAGTCAAATCAGTCTCTTCCTCGATCAATAATTTATACATGTTCATTAAAATTTCAGGCTCTGGTCCAAGTTTTCCGGCGACGACGAGATCGGTCTGTTGCGTGCGACCGAGCGCGAGCGGTGCCGCGACGATTAACGCCAAGACGGTAGAGACAGCAATCAATTTTGTCTTATTCCGCGTAGCTGTCGCGCCTTCCATTTGTCGGAGCAGGAAATCGAACAAAAGAGCAAGGATGGCGGCCGGGATGGCGCCGAGTAAAATCAAGTAGTTGTCATTCCGGTTGATTCCTAGAAGAATCAACGTCCCGAGCCCACCTGCTCCAACGAGGGCAGCGAGCGTCGCCGTCCCGACGATGAGAACCATCGCCGTCCGAATCCCGGCCATAATGACTGGCAAGGCGAGCGGGAGCTCGACTTTCATCAAGCTCTGGTTCGGCTTCATGCCGCAAGCTCGTGCCGCTTCGATGAGCGATTTGTCGACCTCGTTCAGTCCGGTGAACGTGTTTCGTAAAATTGGGAGTAAGGCGTACAACACGAGGGCAATCGTCGCCGGCAAGGCGCCAATCCCAACAAGTGGAATCATCAGTCCGAGGAGCGCCAAAGAAGGAATCGTTTGAATGATGGCAGTGACACCGATGGCGGTCTCGGCCACTTTTTTACGGCGCGTCAACCAAATACCGAGCGGGACGGCAATCAAGACCGCGATCAATAAGGAGACGACGGAGAGCTGCAAGTGCTCGATGAGCGCCTCGACGAGTTCCCCTCGTCGGTTTTGGAATGTCTCAAGCATCAACCTCACCTCTTCCGCGTTGTGTAAAGTCGAGGACGAACGGGTCCGTGCTCGCTCTGATTTCGTCTGGTGTCCCGACGACGACCAATTCGCCGTCACGCATCAACGCGATACGGTCTCCGAGTTTCATCGCTTCCTGCATGTCGTGGGTCACAAACAAAATCGTTTTCCCAAGTTCATCGTTCAAGCGTTTAATATCGTCTTGGAGTTGGCCCCGGCTGATTGGGTCGAGTGCCGAGAACGGCTCATCCATCAAGATGACGTCAGGATCGGCGGCGAGCGCACGGAGCACCCCAACGCGTTGCTGTTGTCCACCGGATAGCTCGGTCGGCTTTTTAGCCCGCAAGACGGGATCTAATCCGGCGATTTCCATGAGTTCGGTCACGCGGTCTTTCGTCTTTTGCTTTGGCCACTTCAATAGTTCAGGAACGACAGAAATATTTTCTTCGACCGTTAAATGAGGGAATAAGGCAATTTGTTGAAGTACATAACCGATATTGCGGCGTAACTCATAAATATCGAATTGGTAAATCTCTTTCCCATCAATCAAAATTTTCCCGTCGGTATGATCGATCAGTCGATTCACCATTTTCATGGTTGTCGTCTTGCCACACCCTGATGGGCCGATCAAGACAAAAATCTCGCCTCTTCGTACTGTTAAATCCAAATCTTTGACGGCTAACGTCCCGTCTTCGTAACGCTTAGATACATTTTGGAATTCTATCAACTCTACCCCTCCTCGGCTCGTAACTTTTCATAAAGGTCAAATATTAGTTTGCCCGTTTCCAACGATTGTTAAACAATGAAACGTGCTGGGACGCGGTCGAAAGACTGCCAACCCACGAGGCGAGACAAAAAAGGTTCCCCCGCAGGAGAACCTTTAGATTATGGCAATGTGATTGTGATATGACGACGACCCCAATTGATGGCCTCGCTCTTCGTGTCGACGAGTAAATCGACGATGTTCCCTTTAATGCGTCCTCCTGTATCAAGGGCGATCGCTTGGCCGATGCCGTCGATTTGAACGACCGTACCGAGCGGGATGACAGATGGGTCGACTGCGATGATACGCATGCCGTTATAATAAATCGAGTCTGTCACGTCATGGCCTGTCGCCGTCAAGACGCGCCCCCCGTAAGAACCGTTGTCAGCTGCATCGTTCGTGTAGGCCGTTGACTCGGCTTGAATGACACGTCCTTGTGTCGAGACAGGTGTCACGGTCGCACTCGATGCCGCTTGTTGCTTCTTCTCGGTTTTTGCTGCGGCTTGGCGTTTCGCTTCTTCTTGTCGTGCCTTTTCGGCAGCGACGCGCTTTTCTTCTTCCAAACGTTCTGCTTTCGCTTTCGCTTCACGCTCGGCCTCTTCACGTTTGGCTTTCTCTTCTGCCAAGCGCTTTTCTTCGGCTAAACGTTTTTCTTCAGCGAGCCGTTTCTCTTCGGCAAGACGTTTCTTACGTTCGATTTCTTGTTGGCGCTCCAACTCAATGGCCTGACGTTCTAATTCAAGTGGGTTTTGGACAATTTTCTGTTCAGTCCCGATTCCAATTTGGGCGGCATCGGCATTCGCAGCAAACACGAATGTTCCAACAGCGGCAAATAAAATCGCGATTATATATTTTAAGGAATGCATTAATAGGTCAGCACCTTTCTCGTCATCTAACGAACAGGAGTAAATTTACCATGTCGTTTCAATCACGAGAAGGGATTTTGACGAAGTGAAATATTTCTGACACATCAAGAAAGAACTGGTTACAATCTGTAACATTTACAATAAACCTAGTGTTACCAACCGTTTTCGTAAAAAATTACAGATTCGTTACAACATAACGTGTAACAAATC
This sequence is a window from Exiguobacterium mexicanum. Protein-coding genes within it:
- a CDS encoding sodium-dependent transporter, whose protein sequence is MAQNSFASKIGFILAAAGSAIGLGAIWKFPYVTGTSGGGAFLLMFLAFTLLLGLPLLIGEFIVGRSTQKTALLAFKKLGHGRWTIVGYLGVIACFLLLSFYSVIGGWVLIYVGLGLSGTLNGRSPDEFGAVFGDVVSSPGIAVFGQFLFLLITLLIVLKGVEAGIERMSKILMPLLFFSFIVLVIRSLTLDGAMEGVRFFLQPDFSALTGESVLFALGQAFFSLSLGVAAMLTYASYIKTKGTLNRSANMIVLLNIAVSLLAGLAIFPAVFASGLDPAEGPALLFVVLPAVFNQVPLGGFFMVLFFLLFTFASITSSIAMLEVVVAGVTDRLNEKKQTMSKRNVTLLSAAIVFAVGIPSALSFGVMSEMQFLNGRTFFDSMDYIVSYVLMPVGALLTSIFVGYVVDQRILKEEIQTSDVGVKLYPVWRFLIRYIIPVTVAVVMVTTWVTV
- a CDS encoding ABC transporter permease/substrate-binding protein, whose translation is MLETFQNRRGELVEALIEHLQLSVVSLLIAVLIAVPLGIWLTRRKKVAETAIGVTAIIQTIPSLALLGLMIPLVGIGALPATIALVLYALLPILRNTFTGLNEVDKSLIEAARACGMKPNQSLMKVELPLALPVIMAGIRTAMVLIVGTATLAALVGAGGLGTLILLGINRNDNYLILLGAIPAAILALLFDFLLRQMEGATATRNKTKLIAVSTVLALIVAAPLALGRTQQTDLVVAGKLGPEPEILMNMYKLLIEEETDLTVSVRPNFGETTFVWGALQSGDVDIYPEFTGTVLASLVKETPNSNDAREVYEQARDALADDGYALLEPMQFNNTYAIAIPRDYAEEEGITSISDLRNVQTDIKAGFTLEFTDREDGYPGLQQAYGLDFPSVVSMEQKLRYRAIARGDVNLVDAYATDPDIAENDLLVLEDDQQFFPPYQGAPLLKQETLDEHPEIEDALNQLAGKITDEEMSELNRRVAYGNERAYDVAQDFLEQEGLL
- a CDS encoding diacylglycerol/lipid kinase family protein produces the protein MRAMIISNPTSGASETMLGEVVGTVESLYDEILIRKTLGQGDAARFAEASGSFEHLIVIGGDGTLHEVVNGLMSLPKDERPTVGLVPGGTCNDFARALDLPVEPIEAARLFKMSHVQPVDVMRVNDRYGLNFIGVGLIADASRQIDPLQKESLGSIGYFLATIRQFRELDPFDVRIEQDGEVVHDGPISFLYVGNGAYLGTVPTKLPTQSFTDGLVEVVHSSAIGFPMIRQLLTQQLGLEHSSPEWVHLQMSQLTVHLSESQIIDVDGEHFEADRLHIDVLPRELTFLVPSH
- a CDS encoding ABC transporter ATP-binding protein — protein: MIEFQNVSKRYEDGTLAVKDLDLTVRRGEIFVLIGPSGCGKTTTMKMVNRLIDHTDGKILIDGKEIYQFDIYELRRNIGYVLQQIALFPHLTVEENISVVPELLKWPKQKTKDRVTELMEIAGLDPVLRAKKPTELSGGQQQRVGVLRALAADPDVILMDEPFSALDPISRGQLQDDIKRLNDELGKTILFVTHDMQEAMKLGDRIALMRDGELVVVGTPDEIRASTDPFVLDFTQRGRGEVDA
- a CDS encoding 3D domain-containing protein, with product MHSLKYIIAILFAAVGTFVFAANADAAQIGIGTEQKIVQNPLELERQAIELERQQEIERKKRLAEEKRLAEEKRLAEEKRLAEEKAKREEAEREAKAKAERLEEEKRVAAEKARQEEAKRQAAAKTEKKQQAASSATVTPVSTQGRVIQAESTAYTNDAADNGSYGGRVLTATGHDVTDSIYYNGMRIIAVDPSVIPLGTVVQIDGIGQAIALDTGGRIKGNIVDLLVDTKSEAINWGRRHITITLP